In Dictyoglomus sp. NZ13-RE01, one DNA window encodes the following:
- a CDS encoding radical SAM/SPASM domain-containing protein, with product MFKYLIWILDDRCNLNCSHCYVHSRGWRREITKERGLKLIEEISSLGFTDIDFTGGEPLLIPEIFDYIRKSKNLGLNVSINTNGILLNEEIIDFLKENNVYVYVSVDGPFKEIYEKVRGANTFDKLSNNLKLLKEKNLKYSIIFSISKLNYKYAKDMVSFAKKYNAKLCMIPVIPSGEAKKNEIYIEKDELISAIREVKDCAEINKYTVEIWCAPFLRLLFNSPYLEIDSCPITEVLDISPNGDVLLCDVIDLPLSEIRTKSLKEAIEEVIEHPLYKEVTKIKDDCKGCKIEEFCKGGCFARSYILTKSLLSKDPYCPKVSTGVL from the coding sequence ATATTCAAATACCTAATTTGGATATTAGATGATAGATGCAATCTTAATTGTAGTCACTGTTATGTACATTCTCGCGGTTGGAGAAGAGAAATAACTAAGGAGAGAGGATTAAAGTTAATTGAAGAAATTAGTTCTTTAGGTTTTACAGATATAGATTTTACAGGTGGGGAACCTTTATTAATCCCAGAAATTTTTGATTATATTAGAAAATCTAAAAACCTGGGCTTAAACGTATCAATAAACACAAATGGAATATTACTTAATGAGGAAATAATTGATTTTTTAAAAGAAAATAATGTTTATGTATATGTTTCCGTTGATGGTCCTTTCAAAGAGATATACGAAAAGGTTAGAGGAGCAAATACTTTTGATAAGTTATCTAACAACTTGAAATTATTAAAAGAAAAAAATCTTAAATATTCAATTATATTCTCTATATCAAAACTAAATTACAAGTATGCAAAAGATATGGTTTCATTTGCAAAGAAATATAATGCTAAGTTATGTATGATTCCTGTTATTCCTTCTGGAGAAGCTAAAAAAAATGAAATTTACATAGAAAAAGATGAATTAATATCTGCTATAAGGGAAGTTAAAGATTGTGCAGAGATTAATAAATATACTGTAGAGATATGGTGTGCACCGTTTTTAAGACTTCTATTTAATTCCCCATATCTCGAAATCGATAGTTGTCCTATAACAGAAGTTCTTGATATATCACCAAATGGTGATGTATTACTATGCGATGTTATTGATTTGCCTTTATCTGAGATTAGAACTAAATCCCTTAAAGAGGCAATAGAAGAAGTGATAGAGCATCCTTTATATAAAGAGGTTACAAAGATAAAAGACGACTGTAAAGGATGTAAAATAGAAGAATTCTGTAAAGGTGGATGTTTTGCAAGATCTTATATCTTAACTAAAAGTCTCTTGAGTAAAGATCCTTACTGTCCTAAGGTATCAACAGGTGTGTTATAA
- the galK gene encoding galactokinase: protein MSLKDFFGNLDKVRGFQAPGRINLIGEHTDYHFGFVLPCAINRHFKFYIRENNTKKVRVYSNNFSEVCEIDLDNIEYSYEYPWSNYIRGVLKEIKEKVKEIPGFDGYVDSDIPMGAGLSSSAAYEVSVAYGVCKYFNFSIDLLDIVKLSQRAENEFVGARCGIMDQFISAFGKEKHALLIDTRSLEYQYIPFDINRKNLELVVIDTKVKHSIAGEGYSTRRREGEEAVEILKKYLPITSLRDLDEDGFKKAMEVLPTVLRKRVEHVYNENRRVLEFVKALKEDRWEALKDLMLESHNSLRYLYEVTCDELDFLVEKALEYNAFASRMTGGGFGGSTINLVHSNILDDWTNKIKESYKERFGFYPDVYVLETSDGVKEI from the coding sequence ATGAGTTTGAAAGATTTTTTTGGAAATCTTGATAAGGTTAGAGGTTTTCAGGCTCCTGGTAGAATAAATCTAATTGGAGAGCATACTGATTATCATTTTGGCTTTGTTTTGCCATGTGCAATCAATAGACATTTTAAATTTTATATAAGAGAGAATAATACAAAGAAAGTAAGGGTATATTCAAATAACTTTTCTGAGGTATGTGAAATTGATCTTGATAATATTGAATATAGTTACGAATATCCTTGGAGTAATTATATTAGAGGAGTATTAAAAGAAATAAAAGAGAAGGTAAAAGAGATTCCTGGATTTGATGGTTACGTAGATAGTGATATTCCTATGGGAGCTGGGCTTTCCAGCTCTGCTGCCTATGAGGTATCTGTAGCTTATGGAGTTTGTAAATATTTCAATTTTTCAATAGATCTATTAGATATAGTGAAGTTATCACAGAGGGCTGAAAATGAGTTTGTTGGAGCAAGATGTGGGATTATGGATCAATTTATTTCTGCCTTTGGGAAGGAAAAGCATGCCCTTTTAATAGATACTCGTTCCTTAGAGTATCAGTATATTCCCTTTGATATAAATAGAAAGAATTTAGAACTTGTAGTTATAGATACAAAAGTTAAACATTCAATTGCTGGAGAGGGTTATTCTACAAGAAGAAGAGAAGGGGAGGAGGCAGTTGAAATATTAAAGAAATATCTTCCTATAACATCTCTAAGGGATTTAGATGAGGATGGATTTAAAAAAGCCATGGAGGTTTTACCGACCGTATTAAGAAAGAGAGTAGAACATGTTTATAATGAAAACAGAAGGGTATTGGAATTTGTTAAAGCTCTTAAGGAAGATAGATGGGAAGCTTTAAAAGACTTGATGTTAGAATCTCATAACAGTCTTAGATACCTATATGAGGTTACCTGTGATGAGTTAGATTTTCTTGTGGAAAAGGCTTTAGAATATAATGCTTTTGCATCAAGAATGACAGGAGGAGGTTTTGGAGGATCGACTATCAATCTTGTTCACAGTAACATATTAGATGATTGGACTAACAAAATAAAAGAAAGCTATAAAGAAAGATTTGGATTTTATCCAGATGTGTATGTATTAGAGACATCAGATGGGGTAAAGGAAATATAA